In the genome of Xanthocytophaga agilis, one region contains:
- a CDS encoding heavy metal translocating P-type ATPase yields the protein METTTQHTTSVKIPLVGVDNEHCAMLVDQELDKIDGITNHSVDVNNEWAKVGLDPQKNSIPQIVRSIRDLGYDVATLKQTFPVLEMSCASCAISVESILKVQKGVVNASVNYANGSAQVEYIPGTLDTAELRKAVQSVGYDLVLEQAEGRNIQEEAQQKHYLALKFKTIWSAVLAVPVVVIGMFWMDFPYGNWIMMVLTAVILSVFGKSFFVNAFKLARHGNANMDTLVALSTGIAFLFSVFTTVYPEFFHHRGLHSHVYFESAAVVIVFILLGKMLEEQAKSNTSSAIKKLIGLQPKQVTRITPEGQEQTITISEVQVGDKLLVRPGDKIPVDGLVLSGSSFVDESMISGEPIPVEKKEGLKVLAGTVNQKGSFRFIAEKVGSDTLLAHIIQRVQEAQGSKAPVQKLVDKIAGIFVPVVIGIAMLSFVLWQIFGGDNALTQGLLALVTVLVIACPCALGLATPTAIMVGVGKGAENGILIKDAESLELAHKITAIVLDKTGTITEGKPEVTDMHSITSLSDMQKSILLGIESQSEHPLAEAVVRKLRKEGIKSVSLDSFESITGKGVEAMYEGKTYRIGSQSFMEENAISADSTLKDQSQTLQKEGKTVIFFSEDNTLLAILAIADTIKKTSSQAISRLQKNGIEIYMLTGDNAHTAQAVAKQVGIRHYKAEVMPSDKADFIKDLQQQGKVVAMVGDGINDSQALAQADVSIAMGKGSDIAMDVAKMTLISSDLQRIPQAIRLSGLTVNAIRQNLFWAFIYNLIGIPVAAGILYPLYGYMLNPMIAGAAMALSSVSVVSNSLRLRWKN from the coding sequence ATGGAAACAACAACTCAACATACCACATCTGTTAAAATTCCATTGGTTGGAGTAGACAATGAACATTGTGCAATGCTTGTCGATCAGGAATTAGATAAAATTGATGGCATTACAAACCATAGCGTAGATGTAAATAATGAATGGGCGAAAGTCGGCCTTGATCCGCAAAAAAACAGCATTCCCCAAATTGTACGTTCCATTCGGGATCTTGGCTATGATGTAGCTACACTGAAACAAACCTTTCCTGTATTGGAAATGTCCTGTGCATCCTGTGCTATTAGTGTAGAAAGTATTTTAAAGGTTCAGAAAGGAGTAGTGAATGCTTCCGTAAACTATGCCAATGGCTCAGCGCAGGTAGAATATATTCCAGGCACTCTTGACACAGCGGAACTCCGTAAAGCGGTTCAATCTGTTGGTTATGATCTGGTATTGGAACAGGCAGAAGGTCGCAATATTCAGGAAGAGGCTCAACAAAAGCATTACCTGGCGTTAAAGTTCAAAACGATCTGGTCAGCGGTTCTTGCCGTACCTGTAGTCGTTATTGGGATGTTCTGGATGGATTTTCCCTATGGCAACTGGATTATGATGGTATTAACGGCAGTTATATTGTCTGTATTTGGTAAAAGCTTTTTTGTGAATGCGTTTAAACTGGCTCGTCATGGCAATGCTAATATGGATACCCTGGTAGCGTTAAGTACTGGGATTGCCTTTCTATTTAGTGTATTCACTACAGTGTATCCCGAATTTTTCCATCACAGAGGTTTACATTCACATGTATATTTTGAATCTGCTGCCGTAGTCATTGTTTTTATTCTATTAGGAAAAATGCTGGAAGAGCAGGCAAAATCCAATACCTCTTCTGCGATCAAAAAACTCATTGGTTTACAACCCAAACAAGTTACCCGAATCACTCCGGAAGGACAGGAACAAACAATCACTATCAGTGAGGTACAAGTTGGAGATAAATTACTGGTTCGTCCAGGAGATAAAATACCTGTGGACGGTTTAGTACTATCAGGCAGTTCCTTTGTAGACGAAAGCATGATCAGCGGAGAGCCAATACCTGTGGAAAAGAAAGAAGGGTTAAAAGTACTGGCAGGTACAGTCAATCAAAAAGGAAGTTTTCGGTTTATAGCAGAGAAAGTAGGAAGTGATACTTTACTGGCGCACATTATTCAACGGGTACAGGAAGCTCAAGGTAGCAAAGCACCTGTCCAGAAACTGGTAGATAAAATTGCAGGTATCTTCGTACCGGTAGTCATTGGTATTGCTATGCTGAGCTTTGTACTCTGGCAAATCTTTGGAGGAGACAATGCTCTTACACAAGGCTTACTGGCGCTGGTCACCGTTTTGGTTATAGCCTGCCCTTGTGCTCTCGGTCTGGCAACTCCTACTGCCATTATGGTAGGTGTTGGTAAAGGTGCTGAAAATGGCATTTTGATTAAAGATGCAGAAAGCCTGGAACTAGCACATAAAATTACAGCTATTGTGCTGGACAAAACCGGAACCATTACGGAAGGAAAGCCAGAAGTGACTGATATGCATTCAATCACTTCATTATCTGATATGCAGAAATCCATTTTGCTGGGAATTGAATCACAATCTGAGCATCCGTTGGCAGAGGCTGTTGTAAGAAAGTTACGCAAAGAAGGCATCAAATCCGTATCGCTGGACTCTTTTGAAAGTATCACAGGGAAAGGTGTAGAAGCCATGTATGAGGGCAAAACCTATCGGATAGGTAGTCAAAGCTTTATGGAAGAAAATGCCATTTCTGCTGATTCTACACTAAAAGATCAATCCCAAACTTTGCAAAAAGAAGGTAAAACGGTAATTTTCTTTTCAGAAGACAACACATTGTTAGCTATTCTGGCTATTGCAGATACAATTAAAAAGACATCTTCTCAGGCAATCAGTCGTTTGCAAAAGAATGGCATTGAAATTTATATGCTCACAGGGGACAATGCACATACAGCTCAGGCAGTAGCAAAACAAGTCGGTATACGGCACTATAAGGCAGAGGTAATGCCATCTGATAAAGCAGATTTTATCAAAGACTTGCAACAACAGGGAAAAGTTGTGGCAATGGTGGGTGATGGTATCAATGACTCACAGGCACTTGCACAGGCAGATGTAAGTATTGCGATGGGCAAAGGTTCAGACATTGCCATGGATGTAGCCAAAATGACACTTATTTCATCCGATCTGCAACGTATCCCTCAAGCCATTCGTTTATCCGGTCTGACAGTCAATGCTATCCGGCAAAATCTGTTCTGGGCATTTATCTATAACCTGATAGGTATTCCGGTTGCAGCAGGTATTCTTTATCCATTGTATGGGTATATGCTCAATCCCATGATTGCAGGAGCTGCGATGGCATTGAGCTCTGTATCTGTAGTAAGCAATAGCCTTCGGTTACGCTGGAAAAATTAG
- a CDS encoding DUF1080 domain-containing protein codes for MNAKFLLAFAVTGSVWLSACNSSTKHDENTTDTASVATNDTTAVLTETASLNKLTSEEESQGFKLLFDGQSTAGWHSYLKGDSVIGWKAEGGILVCPGNTGADLTSNDEYENFELRFDWNVEPKGNSGVIYKVIEDKKYKSSYESGPEYQIIDDNGYPPYMENGKEIHITDKQKSGANYDMQAPSAFKAKAPGEWNEAVIIVNKNHVEHWLNGEKVVEYEYGGPEWKKQLAVSKFTKWPYATPHAKGKIAFQDHEHKVEYRNIRIKIL; via the coding sequence ATGAATGCTAAATTTTTACTGGCATTTGCCGTAACAGGAAGTGTATGGTTATCAGCCTGCAACTCTTCCACTAAGCATGATGAAAACACAACTGATACTGCTTCTGTAGCGACTAATGATACTACAGCAGTACTGACTGAAACAGCTTCTTTAAATAAACTTACCAGTGAAGAAGAAAGTCAGGGTTTTAAATTGTTATTTGATGGACAGTCCACCGCCGGATGGCATAGCTATCTGAAAGGAGATAGTGTAATTGGCTGGAAAGCAGAAGGAGGTATATTGGTGTGTCCGGGTAATACAGGAGCTGATTTGACCAGTAACGATGAATATGAAAACTTTGAACTTCGTTTTGACTGGAATGTAGAGCCTAAAGGCAACAGTGGAGTAATTTACAAAGTTATTGAAGACAAAAAGTATAAAAGCTCTTATGAGTCGGGTCCAGAATATCAGATTATAGATGACAATGGCTATCCGCCTTATATGGAAAACGGAAAAGAGATTCATATAACAGATAAGCAAAAGTCAGGAGCTAACTATGATATGCAGGCTCCATCAGCTTTCAAAGCCAAAGCACCTGGTGAATGGAACGAAGCAGTAATTATTGTAAATAAAAACCATGTGGAACACTGGCTAAACGGTGAGAAGGTAGTGGAATACGAGTATGGAGGACCTGAATGGAAGAAACAATTAGCTGTGAGTAAGTTTACTAAATGGCCTTACGCTACTCCTCACGCCAAAGGAAAAATAGCTTTCCAGGATCATGAACACAAAGTAGAATACCGAAATATACGCATTAAAATATTGTAA
- a CDS encoding serine hydrolase domain-containing protein: MKTYLISILLLANCLGCKEDATQPIVTNNPLTSSLDQTVHSTVEKYASASSTGGFVIGIFRNDSTFIYRYGHSNKETHQLPDENTIFEIGSISKTFTAALMTDFTASRQINLEEPASKFLPLSFLEKNGIQVKLKDLLNHSSGLPRLPDDLANGANTQEPYKHYDSTKVYVYLKNKPLKNTPETVFEYSNLAFGVAGLILERNTGKSYEQLVEEKIAISLGMKDTKITLSEDEKLRFAKGYDAKGKPVAYWNDLNGFKGAGALRSTVKDLLVYAQANINPGNNTIGKSFAFCHQITSTLDDKKVGLAWFELTINGHAVYVHDGGTGGFTSFILFSKEKKRALVLLANNSTENLSSVIDRLSKSVF, translated from the coding sequence ATGAAAACGTATTTAATAAGTATTCTACTCCTTGCCAACTGTCTGGGTTGTAAAGAAGATGCTACCCAACCAATTGTGACAAACAATCCACTGACTTCTTCACTTGACCAGACAGTTCATAGCACAGTCGAAAAATATGCTTCTGCATCCAGTACCGGAGGATTTGTGATTGGAATCTTTCGCAATGACAGTACATTTATTTATCGGTATGGACACAGCAATAAGGAGACACATCAACTGCCTGATGAAAATACTATTTTTGAAATAGGTTCTATCTCAAAAACCTTTACTGCTGCACTTATGACTGATTTTACTGCTAGCCGGCAGATAAATCTGGAAGAGCCAGCCAGTAAATTTTTACCTCTTTCTTTTTTGGAAAAAAATGGAATTCAGGTAAAACTAAAAGATCTACTCAATCATAGTTCCGGATTACCCAGGTTGCCTGATGACTTGGCAAATGGAGCAAATACTCAAGAACCGTACAAACATTATGATAGTACGAAAGTATATGTATATCTGAAAAATAAACCATTGAAGAATACACCTGAAACAGTATTCGAGTATTCAAATCTGGCTTTTGGAGTTGCAGGGCTAATACTTGAACGAAATACAGGGAAAAGCTATGAACAACTTGTGGAAGAGAAGATAGCTATATCTCTGGGAATGAAGGATACAAAAATAACTTTGTCTGAAGATGAAAAGCTGAGATTTGCAAAAGGGTACGATGCGAAAGGTAAACCTGTAGCTTATTGGAATGATCTGAATGGGTTTAAGGGAGCAGGTGCATTGCGTTCTACTGTAAAGGATTTGTTAGTATATGCACAAGCAAATATAAACCCTGGCAATAATACAATAGGCAAGAGTTTCGCATTTTGTCATCAGATTACATCGACTTTAGATGACAAGAAAGTAGGTTTAGCCTGGTTTGAACTCACTATTAATGGTCATGCAGTATATGTGCATGACGGAGGAACAGGAGGTTTTACCAGTTTCATCCTTTTCTCAAAAGAGAAGAAAAGAGCACTGGTATTATTGGCTAATAACTCAACAGAAAACTTGAGTAGTGTGATAGATAGGTTAAGTAAATCGGTCTTTTGA
- a CDS encoding serine hydrolase domain-containing protein, whose amino-acid sequence MEHRVDSIFSDWNKSDCPGGSVAVVLEGKVLLLKGYGMANIQRHLPNTPQTTFNVASVAKQFTAMCIALLEEEGKLSFDDDIRKFFPEFKLKEKVTVRHLLTHTSGLREAYVLAVLSGKINLKGNIRKKYNTTANMLSLMSNQQDLNFKPGDEHAYTNINYVLLGEIVHRISGMSLRLFADQYIFKPLQMNHTFFNDVVSGEPSTRAVPYQPRRKHPTKFKRKSPIDGGIVGDHNLITTVDDLILWNENFWHNQLGQKDPALISTMQTPYILNNGDTIHYAFGLNIHSYHNNAAIGHGGDDYRYTSSLVRFPDKHLSIICLANSSRYDDTERKAFALADLMLNIQSQPTDTVRKPYQFLSIDKNFFKDKLSNYEGISKKNRYRFRQILIKDEKVYLAFRPNKSLHELMAIGNNHFVAKVGDPDLYLHIWFSHSENGEVLLHQKFKNDTTHFRMNPSPILQTAELRKYTGIYTNKETHSRMKVKVKKQNLIVTFKGIIRIKTIPIRIHTFYAPDNQAIFQFGGKEKDRIDHFVIGADDFRNVRFEK is encoded by the coding sequence ATGGAACATAGAGTTGATTCTATTTTTTCTGACTGGAATAAATCAGATTGCCCTGGTGGTTCGGTTGCAGTAGTTTTAGAAGGAAAGGTGCTATTACTCAAAGGATATGGTATGGCAAATATCCAACGGCATCTTCCCAATACACCTCAAACCACATTTAATGTAGCCTCTGTAGCCAAACAGTTTACCGCCATGTGTATAGCTCTGTTGGAAGAAGAAGGTAAACTCTCTTTTGACGATGATATTCGCAAATTCTTTCCTGAATTTAAGTTGAAAGAGAAAGTGACTGTCAGACATTTGCTCACACATACGAGTGGTTTACGGGAAGCATATGTACTGGCGGTATTATCAGGCAAAATAAATCTGAAAGGAAACATTCGAAAAAAATACAATACTACAGCTAACATGCTTTCTCTGATGTCAAATCAACAGGATCTGAATTTTAAGCCTGGCGATGAACATGCCTATACTAATATAAACTATGTATTACTGGGTGAGATTGTACACAGGATTAGTGGAATGTCATTACGATTATTTGCAGATCAGTATATTTTCAAACCTCTTCAGATGAATCATACGTTCTTTAATGATGTAGTATCTGGCGAACCATCCACACGAGCTGTTCCCTATCAACCCAGACGTAAACATCCGACAAAATTCAAGCGAAAATCACCTATAGATGGGGGTATAGTAGGTGATCACAATCTAATCACGACAGTTGATGATCTGATCTTATGGAATGAAAACTTTTGGCATAATCAACTAGGCCAAAAAGATCCGGCTCTTATATCAACCATGCAAACTCCTTACATACTCAATAATGGCGATACCATTCATTATGCATTTGGATTAAATATCCATTCGTATCACAATAATGCTGCAATTGGGCATGGAGGTGATGATTACAGATATACATCTTCGCTGGTACGTTTTCCAGACAAACACCTAAGCATTATTTGCCTGGCAAATAGTTCCCGTTATGATGATACAGAAAGAAAAGCCTTTGCTCTGGCAGATCTGATGCTCAACATCCAATCTCAACCTACAGATACAGTTAGAAAACCTTATCAATTTCTTTCTATCGATAAAAACTTCTTTAAAGATAAACTCAGTAACTATGAAGGCATCAGTAAGAAAAATCGCTATCGATTCAGACAGATTCTGATAAAAGATGAAAAAGTATATCTGGCATTCAGACCCAATAAGTCCCTACACGAATTAATGGCTATTGGAAATAATCATTTTGTGGCAAAAGTTGGAGATCCAGATTTGTACCTTCACATCTGGTTCTCTCATTCGGAAAATGGAGAAGTCTTACTCCACCAAAAATTCAAAAATGATACTACCCACTTTCGAATGAATCCCTCTCCTATTCTGCAAACGGCTGAACTAAGGAAATATACAGGTATCTACACCAATAAAGAGACACATAGCCGAATGAAGGTAAAAGTCAAAAAGCAAAATTTGATCGTCACCTTTAAAGGTATTATTCGCATCAAAACCATTCCTATTAGAATACATACTTTTTATGCACCTGATAACCAGGCAATCTTTCAGTTTGGAGGAAAAGAAAAAGATCGAATAGATCATTTTGTTATAGGTGCTGACGATTTTCGAAATGTCCGGTTCGAAAAATAA
- a CDS encoding AraC family transcriptional regulator translates to MVVQQVLQEEGLHPIDMQLGEVQIQEELAVNQAQSLREKLEEVGFELLDDKKQKMIERIKTVIITLIHSENDNLQKVNHSDYIAEQLNRDYGYLSSLFSEVEGITIEKYIINQKIEKVKELLMYDELSLSEIADQLHYSSVQHLSNQFKKVTGLTPSHFKQLKEKKRKSLDQV, encoded by the coding sequence ATGGTTGTACAACAGGTACTCCAGGAAGAAGGATTACATCCTATAGATATGCAGTTGGGAGAAGTACAGATACAGGAAGAATTAGCTGTCAATCAAGCTCAGTCACTCAGAGAAAAATTGGAAGAAGTAGGATTTGAACTGCTGGATGACAAAAAGCAAAAAATGATTGAACGTATCAAAACAGTAATTATTACCCTGATTCATTCAGAAAATGATAATCTGCAAAAAGTAAATCACTCCGATTATATAGCTGAACAGCTTAATCGTGACTATGGCTATCTAAGCAGTCTTTTTTCAGAAGTAGAAGGTATTACGATTGAAAAATACATTATCAATCAGAAAATAGAAAAGGTGAAAGAACTACTCATGTATGATGAACTTTCATTGAGTGAAATAGCCGATCAACTTCACTATAGCAGTGTACAACATCTTTCCAATCAATTCAAAAAAGTGACAGGATTGACACCAAGTCATTTCAAACAGTTGAAAGAAAAGAAACGTAAGTCTCTGGATCAGGTATAA
- a CDS encoding DUF2911 domain-containing protein — MTTQLRKHTLSAILFMLSFITMDAFAQNDKPRESPPATASGKAGNKTITIQYSQPAVKNRDVWGKLVPYGQVWRTGANETTSIEFSDDVTIEGKPLAKGKYALFTIPNEKEWTIIFNKTIKWGAFSYKQEEDVLRVNVPVKKSKSFTERMTFTVSNQGLVTLKWENAQVDFTVK, encoded by the coding sequence ATGACAACCCAATTAAGAAAACACACACTGAGTGCCATCCTGTTTATGTTAAGCTTTATCACTATGGATGCATTTGCTCAAAATGACAAGCCACGTGAGAGTCCCCCAGCTACTGCAAGCGGAAAGGCTGGAAATAAAACCATTACCATTCAGTACAGTCAACCTGCAGTGAAAAACCGGGATGTCTGGGGTAAGCTGGTTCCTTATGGGCAGGTATGGCGTACAGGTGCCAATGAGACTACTTCTATTGAATTCTCGGATGATGTAACCATAGAAGGAAAACCTCTGGCTAAAGGAAAATATGCCTTGTTTACCATTCCAAATGAAAAAGAGTGGACGATCATTTTCAATAAAACTATTAAATGGGGTGCTTTTAGCTATAAACAGGAAGAAGATGTATTGCGAGTGAATGTGCCAGTAAAAAAATCCAAAAGCTTCACTGAGAGAATGACCTTCACTGTTTCCAATCAGGGACTTGTAACACTTAAGTGGGAAAATGCACAGGTAGATTTTACTGTGAAATGA
- a CDS encoding LytTR family DNA-binding domain-containing protein, with the protein MLAASISQIEYKDKWVRAIILPLMLSLQLYLDYSEDFWDWKLAYCIGADILTAILVWELIRTVVLLLDRYYPWQNGFLKRLLLQLLITVPVCLVLIIGITWTTYTFIVTPHDPNLWLYFYKIDLPVIVILLCMLNFIYVSLYFYRFHEQQSITLPSILTDLTEQKHVRKPKTETNRLMIKSGKKELILDMSEVAGAFVTDGICWVVTTEGKKLVVDCSLDYLEEALKTGNFFRANRQLILSRMLVKSIHSDTYGKIKVVLKEGSGVSGEIFVSRTKAAEFRKWIKVDIAFQG; encoded by the coding sequence ATGTTAGCCGCATCCATTTCTCAGATAGAGTATAAAGACAAATGGGTAAGAGCCATTATTCTACCCCTTATGTTATCCCTCCAGTTATATCTGGACTATAGTGAAGATTTTTGGGATTGGAAGTTGGCTTATTGCATAGGTGCAGATATTCTGACTGCTATTTTGGTTTGGGAGTTAATACGAACGGTTGTTTTACTATTAGACCGATATTATCCCTGGCAGAATGGTTTTCTGAAACGATTGTTACTCCAATTGCTGATAACTGTTCCCGTCTGTCTGGTACTTATTATTGGTATCACCTGGACGACTTACACATTTATTGTCACGCCACATGATCCCAATCTGTGGCTTTACTTTTATAAAATTGATTTGCCTGTTATTGTAATTTTGCTGTGTATGCTCAATTTTATTTATGTAAGCCTTTACTTTTATCGCTTCCACGAACAACAAAGTATTACCCTGCCATCCATATTGACAGATCTGACAGAGCAAAAACATGTTCGAAAACCAAAAACTGAAACTAATCGACTAATGATAAAATCAGGAAAGAAGGAATTAATTCTGGATATGTCGGAAGTTGCAGGAGCGTTTGTTACAGATGGAATTTGTTGGGTAGTAACTACAGAAGGAAAGAAATTGGTTGTGGATTGTTCGTTGGATTATCTGGAAGAAGCATTGAAAACTGGCAATTTCTTTCGGGCTAATAGGCAATTGATTCTTTCTCGTATGTTGGTAAAATCAATTCATTCAGATACATATGGAAAAATAAAAGTAGTGCTTAAAGAAGGTAGTGGAGTATCAGGAGAAATCTTTGTGAGCCGAACTAAAGCAGCAGAGTTTAGGAAATGGATAAAAGTGGATATAGCATTTCAGGGTTAA
- a CDS encoding cation diffusion facilitator family transporter — translation MAHTHSHNGHSHSHDHGHIHGPITNINTAFVVGIVLNLAFVVIEAGVGLYSKSLALLTDAGHNLSDVASLALALLAFRLAKVKPTHTFTYGYRKTTILVALLNAVILLIAIGGIGYEAAMRLNHPQPIEGREVAIVAGVGILINSLTAFLFFRSQHTDLNIKGAYLHMAADALVSLGVVFAGLLISATGWYWVDSITSFIVIVVILIGTWGLLRDSIILSLDGVPKDINLDEVESKALQIKGIHKIHHIHIWAISTTENALTAHLVLDSNTDFEAADQIKKQLRHELEHMNIQHATFETELVTQECTSRQC, via the coding sequence ATGGCACATACACATTCGCATAACGGGCACAGTCATTCACACGATCATGGACATATTCATGGCCCTATCACCAATATAAACACAGCTTTTGTGGTAGGTATTGTGCTCAATTTGGCGTTTGTAGTTATTGAGGCCGGGGTGGGCCTATACTCCAAATCACTGGCTCTGCTTACAGATGCGGGTCATAATCTAAGTGATGTAGCCAGTCTGGCATTAGCACTCCTGGCATTTCGTCTTGCCAAAGTAAAGCCAACCCATACATTCACATATGGCTATCGAAAAACAACTATACTGGTTGCCTTATTGAATGCAGTTATCCTATTGATTGCAATTGGAGGCATTGGCTATGAAGCAGCCATGCGACTAAATCACCCGCAACCCATTGAGGGCCGTGAAGTGGCAATTGTTGCAGGTGTGGGAATTCTAATTAATTCATTGACCGCATTTCTCTTTTTTCGAAGTCAGCATACTGATTTGAATATTAAAGGGGCTTATCTGCATATGGCAGCTGATGCGTTGGTATCGTTAGGAGTAGTCTTTGCGGGTTTACTCATTTCTGCTACAGGCTGGTACTGGGTAGATAGTATTACCAGCTTTATTGTAATTGTTGTGATTCTGATTGGCACATGGGGACTATTGCGAGATAGCATTATTCTTTCATTGGATGGTGTACCCAAAGACATTAATTTAGATGAGGTAGAATCAAAAGCTTTACAGATAAAAGGTATTCACAAAATACACCATATTCATATCTGGGCTATAAGCACAACTGAGAATGCACTCACAGCTCATCTGGTTTTGGATAGCAATACGGATTTTGAAGCAGCAGATCAGATCAAGAAGCAACTCCGGCATGAACTGGAACATATGAATATTCAACATGCAACCTTTGAAACAGAGTTAGTTACACAGGAATGTACCAGTAGGCAGTGTTAA
- a CDS encoding helix-turn-helix domain-containing protein, with protein MFFSKDENKLKSKALGMFIAVLVYNGFETFNWSSGINSYFFALFPFTLIFALGPSLYLYVYAIVHPQQKTPQSIVWYYAPVLVQFVIRCFLILYFILEKTQLIHSSIFTQKIDYWQAVIAEPLSVLIFWLYLLYSVKLIRQQDSSDRLSKFRWIKILIIAMLILGIVWVVTVISPFVWPTFNENHYYPSEVLLVILIYWISFAGYHRTKIVYLETVKAGSSSLDTLTPDEIAVCVQKMQEAMESEKLYLDPDLTVAKLADHISLNSRQVSSILNQHLQKGFSEFVNEYRVNEVKQRLLASENQHMTISGIALDCGFSSQATFQRVFKLMTQMTPKEFIQSEIRKVKN; from the coding sequence TTGTTTTTTTCAAAAGATGAAAATAAACTAAAAAGCAAGGCATTAGGAATGTTTATTGCTGTGCTTGTATACAATGGATTTGAAACTTTTAACTGGAGTTCAGGTATAAATTCTTACTTTTTTGCTCTTTTTCCGTTCACATTGATATTTGCCCTCGGTCCCAGCTTGTATCTGTATGTTTATGCAATCGTTCATCCTCAACAAAAAACACCTCAGTCTATTGTTTGGTATTATGCTCCTGTACTTGTACAATTTGTAATCCGTTGTTTTCTCATTCTCTATTTTATTTTGGAGAAAACACAACTTATTCATTCAAGTATTTTTACTCAAAAAATAGATTATTGGCAGGCAGTTATTGCAGAACCTTTAAGTGTATTGATATTTTGGCTGTACTTACTCTACTCAGTTAAACTGATACGTCAACAAGATTCTTCAGATAGGTTATCAAAATTCCGCTGGATAAAAATTTTAATTATAGCAATGCTAATACTAGGTATTGTTTGGGTGGTTACAGTAATTTCTCCTTTTGTATGGCCAACCTTCAATGAAAACCATTACTATCCATCAGAAGTCTTACTAGTTATTCTCATTTATTGGATCAGCTTTGCAGGGTATCATCGTACCAAAATAGTGTATCTTGAAACCGTCAAAGCAGGTTCTTCTTCTCTGGACACATTAACACCTGATGAAATTGCTGTTTGTGTACAAAAAATGCAGGAAGCTATGGAAAGCGAAAAACTTTATCTCGACCCAGATCTCACCGTAGCAAAATTAGCAGATCATATTTCCCTAAATTCAAGACAAGTTTCATCTATTCTCAATCAACATTTACAGAAAGGCTTTAGTGAGTTTGTAAATGAGTATCGTGTTAATGAAGTTAAACAACGCCTGTTGGCTAGCGAAAATCAACACATGACTATTTCAGGGATCGCACTGGATTGTGGATTTAGCTCTCAGGCAACATTTCAACGTGTTTTCAAACTTATGACGCAAATGACACCTAAGGAGTTTATACAGTCTGAAATCAGAAAAGTTAAAAATTAA
- a CDS encoding heavy-metal-associated domain-containing protein, with protein MKTLKFKTNIKCDGCIAKVTPHLNAVQGIDKWKVDLASPDKVLEVETENVKAEQVTEALGKAGYKGETI; from the coding sequence ATGAAGACACTAAAATTTAAAACCAATATCAAATGTGATGGCTGTATAGCCAAAGTAACTCCACATTTGAATGCAGTACAAGGCATAGACAAATGGAAAGTAGATCTGGCAAGTCCAGACAAGGTGTTAGAAGTAGAAACAGAAAATGTAAAGGCTGAACAAGTAACGGAAGCCTTGGGAAAAGCCGGATATAAAGGCGAGACCATATAA